One genomic window of Cricetulus griseus strain 17A/GY chromosome 3, alternate assembly CriGri-PICRH-1.0, whole genome shotgun sequence includes the following:
- the Rbbp6 gene encoding E3 ubiquitin-protein ligase RBBP6 isoform X3 — protein MSCVHYKFSSKLNYDTVTFDGLHISLCDLKKQIMGREKLKAADSDLQITNAQTKEEYTDDNALIPKNSSVIVRRIPIGGVKSTSKTYVISRTEPVMGTTKAIDDSSASISLAQLTKTANLAEANASEEDKIKAMMSQSGHEYDPINYMKKPLGPPPPSYTCFRCGKPGHYIKNCPTNGDKNFESGPRIKKSTGIPRSFMMEVKDPNMKGAMLTNTGKYAIPTIDAEAYAIGKKEKPPFLPEERSSSSEEDDPIPDELLCLICKDIMNDAVVIPCCGNSYCDECIRTALLESDDHTCPTCNQNDVSPDALIANKFLRQVTAVNNFKNETGYTKRLRKQLVPPAPPVPPPRPLIQRNLQPLMRSPISRQQDPLMIPVTSSSAHPSPSISSLTSNPSSLAPSVPGNPSSAPAPVPDITATVSISVHSEKSDGPFRDSDNKLLPAAALASEHSKGASSIAITALMEEKGYQVPVLGTPSLLGQSLLHGQLIPTTGPVRINAARPGGGRPGWEHSNKLGYLVSPPQQIRRGERNCYRSINRGRHHSERSQRTQGPSLPATPVFVPVPPPPLYPPPPHTLPLPPGVPPPQFSPQFPPGQPPPAGYSVPPPGFPPAPANISTPWVSSGVQTAHSNTIPTTQAPPLSREEFYREQRRLKEESKSPYSGSSYSRSSYTYSKSRSGSTRSRSYSRSFSRSHSRSYSRSPPYPRRGRGKSRNYRSRSRSHGYHRSRSRSPPYRRYHSRSRSPQAFRGQSPTKRNVPQGETEREYFNRYREVPPPYDIKAYYGRSVDFRDPFEKERYREWERKYREWYEKYYKGYAVGTQPRPSANREDFSPERLLPLNIRNSPFTRGRRDDYPAGQSHRNRNLGGSYPEKLSTRDSHNQKDNTKSKESENIPGDNKGNKHKKHRKRRKGEESESFLNPELLETSRKSRESSGVDDAKTDTLFVLPSRDDATPVRDEPMDAESITFKSVSEKDKREKDKPKVKSDKTKRKSDGSTTTKKENVLKPSKGPQEKVDGEREKSPRSEPPLKKAKEEAAKTDSVKPSSSSQKDDKVTGTPRKAHSKSAKEHPETKPVKEEKVKKDCSKDIKSEKPASKDEKAKKPEKNKLLDSKGEKRKRKTEEKNVDKDFESSSMKISKVEGAEIVKPSPKRKMEGDGEKLDRTPEKDKIALSTAPAKKIKLNRETGKKIGSAENTSTTKEPSEKMESTSSKIKQEKVKGKAKRKVAGTEGSSSTLVDYTSTSSTGGSPVRKSEEKTDTKRTVIKTMEEYNNDNTAPAEDVIIMIQVPQSKWDKDDFESEEEDVKSTQPVQNVGKPSSIIKNVTTKPSAPVKYTEKESEQSEKLQKLTKEVSHEMTQHEVKSSKGSASSEKGRTKDREHSVLEKEIPDKRKSSAQPEKESTSDRLSEQGNFKNLSQSSKETRTSDKHESVRGSSNKDFTPGRDKKIDYDSREYSSSKRRDERSELVRRKDSPPRGKDSSSGQKGKPREERDLPKKGTESKKSNSSPPRDKKPHDHKAPYDTKRSCEETKSVDKNSGKEREKHAAEARNGKESSSGGKLPYIPNPPDPAVEKEMVAGQIDKSTIKPKPQFSHSSRLSSDLTRETDEAAFEPDYNESDSESNVSVKEEEAVASISKDLKEKTTEKAKESLNVAAAIQPGADRSQSQSSPSISPSRSHSPSGSQTRSHSSSASSAGSQDSKKKKKKKEKKKHKKHKKHKKHKKHAGAEADAEKSQKHKHKKKKAKKSKDKDKEKDDQKAKSVTV, from the exons ttacaTGAAGAAACCTCTAGGTCCACCACCTCCATCTTATACCTGCTTTCGTTGTGGCAAGCCTGGTCATTATATTAAGAATTGCCCAACAAACGGG GATAAGAACTTTGAATCTGGCCCTAGAATCAAAAAGAGCACTGGAATTCCTAGAAGTTTTATGATGGAAGTGAAAGATCCTAACATGAAAGGTGCAATGCTTACGAACACTGGAAAATATGCAATACCAACTATAGATGC AGAGGCATATGCAAttgggaagaaagagaagccacCCTTCTTACCAGAGGAACGGTCATCATCTTCAGAAGAAGATGATCCTATCCCAGACGAGCTCCTGTGCCTCATCTGCAAGGATATTATGAATGATGCTGTTGTCATTCCCTGCTGTGGAAACAGTTACTGTGATGAAT GTATTAGGACAGCACTCCTGGAGTCAGATGACCATACATGTCCAACATGTAATCAAAACGATGTTTCTCCTGATGCCTTGATTGCCAACAAGTTTTTACGACAGGTAACG GCtgttaataatttcaaaaatgaaactGGCTATACAAAAAGACTACGAAAACAGTTAGTTCCACCTGCACCCCCAGTACCACCACCACGACCACTCATTCAGCGGAACCTACAGCCTCTGATGAGATCTCCAATATCAAGACAGCAGGATCCTTTGATGATTCCAGTGACGTCTTCCTCAGCTCACCCATCTCCCTCTATATCTTCATTAACTTCAAATCCATCTTCCTTGGCTCcttctgtgcctggaaatccgtCTTCTGCCCCAGCTCCAGTTCCTGATATAACTGCAACAGTGTCTATATCAGTCCATTCAGAAAAGTCAGATGGCCCTTTCCG GGATTCTGATAATAAATTATTACCAGCTGCCGCCCTGGCATCAGAACATTCTAAGGGGGCCTCCTCAATTGCAATTACTGCTCTTATGGAAGAAAAG GGTTACCAAGTGCCTGTCCTTGGGACTCCATCTTTGTTGGGACAGTCATTATTACATGGACAGTTGATCCCCACAACTG gtCCAGTAAGAATAAATGCTGCTCGTCCAGGTGGTGGTCGACCAGGTTGGGAACA TTCCAACAAGCTTGGGTACCTGGTTTCTCCACCACAGCAAAttagaagaggggaaagaaattGTTATAG AAGTATAAACCGCGGGCGACACCACAGCGAAAGATCCCAGAGGACTCAAGGCCCATCACTACCAGCAACTCCCGTCTTTGTACCTGTTCCACCACCTCCTTTGTATCCGCCGCCTCCCCAtacacttcctcttcctccaggtgTACCTCCCCCACAGTTTTCTCCTCAGTTTCCTCCTGGCCAACCCCCACCTGCAGGATATAGTGTCCCTCCTCCAGGGTTTCCACCAGCTCCTGCCAATATATCAACACCTTGGGTATCATCAGGAGTTCAGACTGCTCATTCAAATACCATCCCTACAACGCAAGCACCACCTTTGTCCAGGGAAGAATTCTATAGAGAGCAACGACGACTAAAGGAAGA gtctAAATCTCCCTATAGTGGTTCATCGTATTCAAGAAGTTCATACACTTACTCAAAGTCAAGATCTGGCTCGACACGGTCACGCTCTTATTCTCGATCCTTCAGCCGCTCACACTCTCGCTCCTATTCACGATCACCCCCATAccccaggagaggcagaggcaagagccGCAATTATCGTTCACGGTCCAGATCTCATGGATATCACCGATCTAGGTCAAGGTCACCTCCATATAGACGTTATCATTCAAGGTCAAGATCTCCTCAAGCATTTAGGGGACAGTCTCCTACTAAGCGTAATGTACCTCAAGGAGAAACAGAACGTGAGTATTTTAATAGATACAGAGAAGTTCCACCCCCTTATGACATTAAAGCCTATTATGGGCGGAGTGTCGACTTTAGAGACCCATTTGAGAAAGAACGCTACCGAGAATGGGAGAGGAAATACCGAGAGTGGTATGAGAAGTACTACAAAGGGTATGCTGTGGGGACACAGCCTAGACCCTCAGCTAACAGAGAGGACTTCTCTCCAGAGAGACTTTTACCTCTTAATATCAGAAATTCACCCTTCACAAGAGGGCGCAGAGACGACTATCCTGCTGGACAAAGTCATAGAAATAGAAATCTAGGTGGCAGCtatccagaaaagctttcaacAAGAGATAGTCACAATCAAAAAGATAATACAAAATCAAAGGAGAGTGAGAACATTCCAggagacaataaaggaaacaagcataagaaacacagaaaacgaagaaagggggaagagagtGAGAGCTTCCTGAACCCCGAGCTGTTAGAGACCTCCAGGAAATCCAGGGAGTCATCAGGTGTTGATGACGCTAAGACAGATACATTGTTTGTTCTCCCAAGTAGAGACGATGCTACACCTGTTAGGGATGAACCAATGGATGCAGAATCTATCACTTTCAAATCAGTATCTgaaaaagacaagagagaaaaGGATAAGCCAAAAGTAAAAAGTGACAAGACCAAACGGAAAAGTGATGGATCTACTacaaccaagaaagaaaatgttttaaaaccttCTAAAGGACCCCAAGAAAAAGTAGATGGGGAGCGTGAAAAATCTCCTCGGTCTGAACCTCCACTTAAAAAAGCCAAAGAGGAGGCTGCAAAGACTGATTCTGTAAAACCTTCATCATCGTCTCAGAAGGATGATAAGGTCACTGGAACCCCCAGAAAAGCCCACTCTAAATCTGCAAAAGAACACCCTGAGACAAAGCCAGTCAAGGAGGAGAAGGTGAAAAAGGACTGTTCCAAAGACATCAAGTCAGAAAAGCCAGCTAGTAAGGATGAAAAGGCCAAgaagcctgagaaaaataaactacTTGATagcaagggagaaaaaagaaagagaaaaactgaagaaaagaatGTAGATAAAGATTTTGAGTCATCATCAATGAAAATTTCTAAAGTAGAAGGAGCTGAAATAGTGAAACCATCGCCAAAGCGAAAAATGGAAGGTGATGGCGAAAAGCTAGACAGGACCCCAGAAAAGGACAAGATTGCATTATCAACTGCCCCAGCCAAGAAAATTAAACTCAACAGAGAGACTGGGAAAAAAATTGGAAGTGCAGAAAATACATCTACTACAAAAGAACCCTCTGAAAAAATGGAGTCAACATCTAGCAAAATTAAACAGGAAAAAGTCAAGGGAAAGGCCAAGCGGAAAGTAGCTGGAACTGAAGGCTCCAGCTCCACACTTGTGGATTACACCAG tacAAGCTCAACTGGAGGCAGTCCTGTGCGGAAAtctgaagaaaagacagatacaAAGAGGACAGTCATTAAAACTATGGAGGAATATAATAATGATAATACAGCTCCTGCTGAAGACGTTATAATTATGATCCAGGTTCCTCAGTCCAAATGGgataaagatgactttgaatctGAAGAAGAAGATGTTAAATCCACACAGCCTGTACAAAATGTAGGGAAACCATCTAGTATCATAAAAAATGTTACTACTAAGCCGTCCGCTCCAGTCAAGTACACTGAGAAAGAAAGTGAGCAGTCAGAGAAACTTCAGAAGCTCACCAAAGAGGTGAGCCACGAAATGACGCAGCATGAAGTCAAAAGCTCAAAAGGCTCTGCATCCAGTGAAAAGGGGAGAACCAAAGACAGGGAGCACTCGGTGTTAGAGAAGGAAATCCCTGACAAGAGAAAGAGCAGTGCCCAGCCAGAGAAGGAGAGCACCTCAGACCGTCTGAGTGAACAAGGAAATTTTAAGAAtctgtctcagtcttccaaaGAGACCAGGACTTCGGATAAACATGAATCTGTTCGTGGTTCCTCAAATAAAGACTTCACTCCTGGAAGGGACAAGAAAATAGACTATGACAGCAGAGAGTATTCTAGTTCCAAGCGAAGAGATGAGAGAAGTGAGTTAGTAAGAAGGAAGGACTCTCCTCCTCGAGGTAAAGATTCTTCATCTGGACAGAAAGGTAAGCCGAGGGAGGAGAGAGATTTGCCTAAAAAGGGGACAGAGTCCAAAAAAAGTAATTCTAGTCCCCCAAGAGACAAAAAGCCTCATGATCATAAAGCCCCCTACGATACCAAACGCTCATGTGAAGAGACAAAGTCTGTAGATAAAAACTCTGGGAAGGAACGGGAGAAGCATGCTGCTGAGGCTAGAAACGGGAAAGAGTCCAGTAGTGGTGGCAAGTTGCCGTATATACCTAACCCACCAGACCCTGCAGTTGAGAAAGAAATGGTTGCTGGACAGATTGATAAGAGCACCATCAAGCCAAAACCCCAGTTCAGTCATTCCTCTCGTCTTTCCTCTGATCTAACTAGAGAGACTGATGAGGCTGCTTTTGAACCAGACTATAACGAGAGCGACAGTGAGAGTAACGTGTCTgtgaaggaagaggaagctgtgGCCAGTATCTCCAAGGActtgaaagagaaaacaacagagaaagcaaaagagagcTTGAACGTAGCAGCAGCCATCCAGCCAGGTGCAGACAGGAGCCAGAGTCAGAGCAGCCCCAGTATTAGTCCAAGTAGAAGTCACAGCCCTTCTGGCAGCCAGACCCGAAGCCATAGCAGCAGTGCCAGCTCAGCAGGAAGCCAGGacagcaagaagaagaagaagaagaaagagaagaaaaagcacaagaagcaTAAAAAGCACAAGAAGCACAAGAAGCATGCGGGTGCAGAGGCCGACGCCGAGAAGagccagaaacacaaacacaagaagaaaaaggcaaagaagagcaaggacaaggacaaggagAAAGACGACCAAAAAGCGAAATCTGTCACTGTGTGA
- the Rbbp6 gene encoding E3 ubiquitin-protein ligase RBBP6 isoform X1 produces MSCVHYKFSSKLNYDTVTFDGLHISLCDLKKQIMGREKLKAADSDLQITNAQTKEEYTDDNALIPKNSSVIVRRIPIGGVKSTSKTYVISRTEPVMGTTKAIDDSSASISLAQLTKTANLAEANASEEDKIKAMMSQSGHEYDPINYMKKPLGPPPPSYTCFRCGKPGHYIKNCPTNGDKNFESGPRIKKSTGIPRSFMMEVKDPNMKGAMLTNTGKYAIPTIDAEAYAIGKKEKPPFLPEERSSSSEEDDPIPDELLCLICKDIMNDAVVIPCCGNSYCDECIRTALLESDDHTCPTCNQNDVSPDALIANKFLRQVTAVNNFKNETGYTKRLRKQLVPPAPPVPPPRPLIQRNLQPLMRSPISRQQDPLMIPVTSSSAHPSPSISSLTSNPSSLAPSVPGNPSSAPAPVPDITATVSISVHSEKSDGPFRDSDNKLLPAAALASEHSKGASSIAITALMEEKGYQVPVLGTPSLLGQSLLHGQLIPTTGPVRINAARPGGGRPGWEHSNKLGYLVSPPQQIRRGERNCYRSINRGRHHSERSQRTQGPSLPATPVFVPVPPPPLYPPPPHTLPLPPGVPPPQFSPQFPPGQPPPAGYSVPPPGFPPAPANISTPWVSSGVQTAHSNTIPTTQAPPLSREEFYREQRRLKEEEKKKSKLDEFTNDFAKELMEYKKIQKERRRSFSRSKSPYSGSSYSRSSYTYSKSRSGSTRSRSYSRSFSRSHSRSYSRSPPYPRRGRGKSRNYRSRSRSHGYHRSRSRSPPYRRYHSRSRSPQAFRGQSPTKRNVPQGETEREYFNRYREVPPPYDIKAYYGRSVDFRDPFEKERYREWERKYREWYEKYYKGYAVGTQPRPSANREDFSPERLLPLNIRNSPFTRGRRDDYPAGQSHRNRNLGGSYPEKLSTRDSHNQKDNTKSKESENIPGDNKGNKHKKHRKRRKGEESESFLNPELLETSRKSRESSGVDDAKTDTLFVLPSRDDATPVRDEPMDAESITFKSVSEKDKREKDKPKVKSDKTKRKSDGSTTTKKENVLKPSKGPQEKVDGEREKSPRSEPPLKKAKEEAAKTDSVKPSSSSQKDDKVTGTPRKAHSKSAKEHPETKPVKEEKVKKDCSKDIKSEKPASKDEKAKKPEKNKLLDSKGEKRKRKTEEKNVDKDFESSSMKISKVEGAEIVKPSPKRKMEGDGEKLDRTPEKDKIALSTAPAKKIKLNRETGKKIGSAENTSTTKEPSEKMESTSSKIKQEKVKGKAKRKVAGTEGSSSTLVDYTSTSSTGGSPVRKSEEKTDTKRTVIKTMEEYNNDNTAPAEDVIIMIQVPQSKWDKDDFESEEEDVKSTQPVQNVGKPSSIIKNVTTKPSAPVKYTEKESEQSEKLQKLTKEVSHEMTQHEVKSSKGSASSEKGRTKDREHSVLEKEIPDKRKSSAQPEKESTSDRLSEQGNFKNLSQSSKETRTSDKHESVRGSSNKDFTPGRDKKIDYDSREYSSSKRRDERSELVRRKDSPPRGKDSSSGQKGKPREERDLPKKGTESKKSNSSPPRDKKPHDHKAPYDTKRSCEETKSVDKNSGKEREKHAAEARNGKESSSGGKLPYIPNPPDPAVEKEMVAGQIDKSTIKPKPQFSHSSRLSSDLTRETDEAAFEPDYNESDSESNVSVKEEEAVASISKDLKEKTTEKAKESLNVAAAIQPGADRSQSQSSPSISPSRSHSPSGSQTRSHSSSASSAGSQDSKKKKKKKEKKKHKKHKKHKKHKKHAGAEADAEKSQKHKHKKKKAKKSKDKDKEKDDQKAKSVTV; encoded by the exons ttacaTGAAGAAACCTCTAGGTCCACCACCTCCATCTTATACCTGCTTTCGTTGTGGCAAGCCTGGTCATTATATTAAGAATTGCCCAACAAACGGG GATAAGAACTTTGAATCTGGCCCTAGAATCAAAAAGAGCACTGGAATTCCTAGAAGTTTTATGATGGAAGTGAAAGATCCTAACATGAAAGGTGCAATGCTTACGAACACTGGAAAATATGCAATACCAACTATAGATGC AGAGGCATATGCAAttgggaagaaagagaagccacCCTTCTTACCAGAGGAACGGTCATCATCTTCAGAAGAAGATGATCCTATCCCAGACGAGCTCCTGTGCCTCATCTGCAAGGATATTATGAATGATGCTGTTGTCATTCCCTGCTGTGGAAACAGTTACTGTGATGAAT GTATTAGGACAGCACTCCTGGAGTCAGATGACCATACATGTCCAACATGTAATCAAAACGATGTTTCTCCTGATGCCTTGATTGCCAACAAGTTTTTACGACAGGTAACG GCtgttaataatttcaaaaatgaaactGGCTATACAAAAAGACTACGAAAACAGTTAGTTCCACCTGCACCCCCAGTACCACCACCACGACCACTCATTCAGCGGAACCTACAGCCTCTGATGAGATCTCCAATATCAAGACAGCAGGATCCTTTGATGATTCCAGTGACGTCTTCCTCAGCTCACCCATCTCCCTCTATATCTTCATTAACTTCAAATCCATCTTCCTTGGCTCcttctgtgcctggaaatccgtCTTCTGCCCCAGCTCCAGTTCCTGATATAACTGCAACAGTGTCTATATCAGTCCATTCAGAAAAGTCAGATGGCCCTTTCCG GGATTCTGATAATAAATTATTACCAGCTGCCGCCCTGGCATCAGAACATTCTAAGGGGGCCTCCTCAATTGCAATTACTGCTCTTATGGAAGAAAAG GGTTACCAAGTGCCTGTCCTTGGGACTCCATCTTTGTTGGGACAGTCATTATTACATGGACAGTTGATCCCCACAACTG gtCCAGTAAGAATAAATGCTGCTCGTCCAGGTGGTGGTCGACCAGGTTGGGAACA TTCCAACAAGCTTGGGTACCTGGTTTCTCCACCACAGCAAAttagaagaggggaaagaaattGTTATAG AAGTATAAACCGCGGGCGACACCACAGCGAAAGATCCCAGAGGACTCAAGGCCCATCACTACCAGCAACTCCCGTCTTTGTACCTGTTCCACCACCTCCTTTGTATCCGCCGCCTCCCCAtacacttcctcttcctccaggtgTACCTCCCCCACAGTTTTCTCCTCAGTTTCCTCCTGGCCAACCCCCACCTGCAGGATATAGTGTCCCTCCTCCAGGGTTTCCACCAGCTCCTGCCAATATATCAACACCTTGGGTATCATCAGGAGTTCAGACTGCTCATTCAAATACCATCCCTACAACGCAAGCACCACCTTTGTCCAGGGAAGAATTCTATAGAGAGCAACGACGACTAAAGGAAGA ggaaaagaaaaagtccaagCTAGATGAGTTTACAAATGATTTTGCTAAGGAATTGATGGAATACAAAAAGATTCAAAAGGAGCGTAGGCGCTCATTTTCCAG gtctAAATCTCCCTATAGTGGTTCATCGTATTCAAGAAGTTCATACACTTACTCAAAGTCAAGATCTGGCTCGACACGGTCACGCTCTTATTCTCGATCCTTCAGCCGCTCACACTCTCGCTCCTATTCACGATCACCCCCATAccccaggagaggcagaggcaagagccGCAATTATCGTTCACGGTCCAGATCTCATGGATATCACCGATCTAGGTCAAGGTCACCTCCATATAGACGTTATCATTCAAGGTCAAGATCTCCTCAAGCATTTAGGGGACAGTCTCCTACTAAGCGTAATGTACCTCAAGGAGAAACAGAACGTGAGTATTTTAATAGATACAGAGAAGTTCCACCCCCTTATGACATTAAAGCCTATTATGGGCGGAGTGTCGACTTTAGAGACCCATTTGAGAAAGAACGCTACCGAGAATGGGAGAGGAAATACCGAGAGTGGTATGAGAAGTACTACAAAGGGTATGCTGTGGGGACACAGCCTAGACCCTCAGCTAACAGAGAGGACTTCTCTCCAGAGAGACTTTTACCTCTTAATATCAGAAATTCACCCTTCACAAGAGGGCGCAGAGACGACTATCCTGCTGGACAAAGTCATAGAAATAGAAATCTAGGTGGCAGCtatccagaaaagctttcaacAAGAGATAGTCACAATCAAAAAGATAATACAAAATCAAAGGAGAGTGAGAACATTCCAggagacaataaaggaaacaagcataagaaacacagaaaacgaagaaagggggaagagagtGAGAGCTTCCTGAACCCCGAGCTGTTAGAGACCTCCAGGAAATCCAGGGAGTCATCAGGTGTTGATGACGCTAAGACAGATACATTGTTTGTTCTCCCAAGTAGAGACGATGCTACACCTGTTAGGGATGAACCAATGGATGCAGAATCTATCACTTTCAAATCAGTATCTgaaaaagacaagagagaaaaGGATAAGCCAAAAGTAAAAAGTGACAAGACCAAACGGAAAAGTGATGGATCTACTacaaccaagaaagaaaatgttttaaaaccttCTAAAGGACCCCAAGAAAAAGTAGATGGGGAGCGTGAAAAATCTCCTCGGTCTGAACCTCCACTTAAAAAAGCCAAAGAGGAGGCTGCAAAGACTGATTCTGTAAAACCTTCATCATCGTCTCAGAAGGATGATAAGGTCACTGGAACCCCCAGAAAAGCCCACTCTAAATCTGCAAAAGAACACCCTGAGACAAAGCCAGTCAAGGAGGAGAAGGTGAAAAAGGACTGTTCCAAAGACATCAAGTCAGAAAAGCCAGCTAGTAAGGATGAAAAGGCCAAgaagcctgagaaaaataaactacTTGATagcaagggagaaaaaagaaagagaaaaactgaagaaaagaatGTAGATAAAGATTTTGAGTCATCATCAATGAAAATTTCTAAAGTAGAAGGAGCTGAAATAGTGAAACCATCGCCAAAGCGAAAAATGGAAGGTGATGGCGAAAAGCTAGACAGGACCCCAGAAAAGGACAAGATTGCATTATCAACTGCCCCAGCCAAGAAAATTAAACTCAACAGAGAGACTGGGAAAAAAATTGGAAGTGCAGAAAATACATCTACTACAAAAGAACCCTCTGAAAAAATGGAGTCAACATCTAGCAAAATTAAACAGGAAAAAGTCAAGGGAAAGGCCAAGCGGAAAGTAGCTGGAACTGAAGGCTCCAGCTCCACACTTGTGGATTACACCAG tacAAGCTCAACTGGAGGCAGTCCTGTGCGGAAAtctgaagaaaagacagatacaAAGAGGACAGTCATTAAAACTATGGAGGAATATAATAATGATAATACAGCTCCTGCTGAAGACGTTATAATTATGATCCAGGTTCCTCAGTCCAAATGGgataaagatgactttgaatctGAAGAAGAAGATGTTAAATCCACACAGCCTGTACAAAATGTAGGGAAACCATCTAGTATCATAAAAAATGTTACTACTAAGCCGTCCGCTCCAGTCAAGTACACTGAGAAAGAAAGTGAGCAGTCAGAGAAACTTCAGAAGCTCACCAAAGAGGTGAGCCACGAAATGACGCAGCATGAAGTCAAAAGCTCAAAAGGCTCTGCATCCAGTGAAAAGGGGAGAACCAAAGACAGGGAGCACTCGGTGTTAGAGAAGGAAATCCCTGACAAGAGAAAGAGCAGTGCCCAGCCAGAGAAGGAGAGCACCTCAGACCGTCTGAGTGAACAAGGAAATTTTAAGAAtctgtctcagtcttccaaaGAGACCAGGACTTCGGATAAACATGAATCTGTTCGTGGTTCCTCAAATAAAGACTTCACTCCTGGAAGGGACAAGAAAATAGACTATGACAGCAGAGAGTATTCTAGTTCCAAGCGAAGAGATGAGAGAAGTGAGTTAGTAAGAAGGAAGGACTCTCCTCCTCGAGGTAAAGATTCTTCATCTGGACAGAAAGGTAAGCCGAGGGAGGAGAGAGATTTGCCTAAAAAGGGGACAGAGTCCAAAAAAAGTAATTCTAGTCCCCCAAGAGACAAAAAGCCTCATGATCATAAAGCCCCCTACGATACCAAACGCTCATGTGAAGAGACAAAGTCTGTAGATAAAAACTCTGGGAAGGAACGGGAGAAGCATGCTGCTGAGGCTAGAAACGGGAAAGAGTCCAGTAGTGGTGGCAAGTTGCCGTATATACCTAACCCACCAGACCCTGCAGTTGAGAAAGAAATGGTTGCTGGACAGATTGATAAGAGCACCATCAAGCCAAAACCCCAGTTCAGTCATTCCTCTCGTCTTTCCTCTGATCTAACTAGAGAGACTGATGAGGCTGCTTTTGAACCAGACTATAACGAGAGCGACAGTGAGAGTAACGTGTCTgtgaaggaagaggaagctgtgGCCAGTATCTCCAAGGActtgaaagagaaaacaacagagaaagcaaaagagagcTTGAACGTAGCAGCAGCCATCCAGCCAGGTGCAGACAGGAGCCAGAGTCAGAGCAGCCCCAGTATTAGTCCAAGTAGAAGTCACAGCCCTTCTGGCAGCCAGACCCGAAGCCATAGCAGCAGTGCCAGCTCAGCAGGAAGCCAGGacagcaagaagaagaagaagaagaaagagaagaaaaagcacaagaagcaTAAAAAGCACAAGAAGCACAAGAAGCATGCGGGTGCAGAGGCCGACGCCGAGAAGagccagaaacacaaacacaagaagaaaaaggcaaagaagagcaaggacaaggacaaggagAAAGACGACCAAAAAGCGAAATCTGTCACTGTGTGA